GGGGTAGGGTCTAGGTACCTTAACGTACTTATCCTCACCCACCTTAACAATTGAATAATACCCCTCCCACCTAATCACTAAACCAACCCTCACGTCCCTAATCCCTGGGCTGGACTTCCTATGTCCAAAAACAGGTAACGTTAATGGTTGAAGTAGCCCAGCAAGCCTCAAGTCAGGGTCTATTCCAAATAAGTCCTTCCTCAAGTACGGTGGGGTCACCAGGTACTCTAGGTTCTTCTTAATGAAGGCAGCTTTCCTTAATGGTTCATCACCCCTAAAGGTATAGATCAGTATTTTCCTAACCCTAAACATTGCCGCTGCCCTACCAATGTAGCCTATTTTCCTAACAGCCTCTTCATCGGTAGTTGCCTCCTCCGTCACGTTATACGGTATTGCAATGCTAATGTTCATTAATCTTCACTACTCTTTTAACGTTTTTGTTAGTTACCGTACCTCAAGTTAACTTGCAGCTAATGCTTAAATCCCTTAAGTGAATAAGTTAATAATGAATTTTGAGGCCTTCAGAGTTGAGGTTAGGAAGATAATTAATGAGGATAGGATTATTGAATCCCAGGGGGAATTAATGCTCTACTCATATGATGCATCACCGGCTGAGCAGGCCACGCCAAGGATGGTTATTCAACCATTAAACACAGGTGAGGTTTCCGAAATACTGAAGTTAGCTAATGAATACCTAGTGCCAATAGTCCCAAGCAGTGGTAGAACAAGCCTACACGGTGGCCCAATACCGTATAATGGGGCTGTTGTGGTTGATTTAATGAGGATGAATAAGGTACTTGAGGTTAACCTAGAGGATAGTTACGTGCATAGTGAGGTTGGGGTTAGGTTGGATGAACTTAACGCTGAATTAGCAAGATACGGCCACTTCTTCCCACCTGACCCAGCAAGTAGCGCTGCAGCCACTGTGGGTGGTTCATTGGCCAATGGTGCAGGAGGCATGAGGGGTGCTAAGTATGGTACGGTTAAGGACTGGGTACTCGGCGCTGAGGTGGTTTTACCAACAGGTGAAGTAGCGTTCATGGGTTGCAGAACCTTGAAGTGTAGGGCTGGGTATGATTTACTGAGCCTAATAATAGGGAGTGAGGGAACCCTGGGGGTAATTACTAACGCTTACCTTAAAATATGGCCACTGCCGGAGGCGGTGGCTAGATTGAGGGTTTACTTCAGGAGTATTGTTGATGCAGCTAGGGCGGTGGGGGTGATTAAGGCTAGGGGGTTTAGGCCATTGATAATTGAGTTTCTGGATAGGGGGACGATGGAGGCTGTTTCAAACTATGTGAAGGAGTTTAAGTACCCTGAGGATGCTGAGGCAATGCTGATAATTGATATTGATGGTCCCCCCGAGGCCATGGATAGGTACGTTAACTCAATGATAACCCTACTTGGGGAAACAGGGGGCTTTGAGATTGAGTGGACTAGTGATAGGGATGAAATGGATAAGATATACATGGCTAGAAGGGCCGCTTACCCAGCCTTACTTAGGTTATACAGTAATGAGAGGGTAATGCCTGAAGATATATCAGTACCCCCATCTAGGTTACCTGAAGCCGTTAAGGGGGTAAGGGACATTGGTAATAAGTATGGGTTAAAGATAGTTACGTGGGGGCATGTTGGTGATGGTAATCTTCACCCCAACATAATTTACAATCCAAGTGACCAATCGTCAGTATCAAAATTGCACTCAGTCACTAAGGAAATAGGCCTACTTGCAATTAACCTAGGTGGGACGGTTAGCAGTGAGCATGGTGTTGGGGTTCTTAAGAAGGAACTATTAGTCAGTGAACTGGGTGTTAAGGGTATAGCGCAGTTAAGGTTAATGAAGGCCATAAAGAGGGTCTTTGATCCAAATAACATTCTTAACCCAGGTAAGGTGATTGATGTTGATTAATGAGGGGGCTAAGCTAATAGTTGAGGAGTACGCCTTAACCAGATGTGCCCGTTGCAACTTCTGCGAGTCAGTTTGCCCAACCTATGCCGTAACTAGGCGTAGGGTTTATGGACCAAGAGGTAGGATATGGATCATAGTGTATCTCTCCCAGGGAATTAAATTAAGCGATGATGAATACACTGGTTTATTATCATGCCTAGCTTGTAGGGCATGCAACCTAGCTTGCCCAGCAGGCATTAAGATAG
The sequence above is drawn from the Caldivirga sp. genome and encodes:
- a CDS encoding FAD-linked oxidase C-terminal domain-containing protein encodes the protein MNFEAFRVEVRKIINEDRIIESQGELMLYSYDASPAEQATPRMVIQPLNTGEVSEILKLANEYLVPIVPSSGRTSLHGGPIPYNGAVVVDLMRMNKVLEVNLEDSYVHSEVGVRLDELNAELARYGHFFPPDPASSAAATVGGSLANGAGGMRGAKYGTVKDWVLGAEVVLPTGEVAFMGCRTLKCRAGYDLLSLIIGSEGTLGVITNAYLKIWPLPEAVARLRVYFRSIVDAARAVGVIKARGFRPLIIEFLDRGTMEAVSNYVKEFKYPEDAEAMLIIDIDGPPEAMDRYVNSMITLLGETGGFEIEWTSDRDEMDKIYMARRAAYPALLRLYSNERVMPEDISVPPSRLPEAVKGVRDIGNKYGLKIVTWGHVGDGNLHPNIIYNPSDQSSVSKLHSVTKEIGLLAINLGGTVSSEHGVGVLKKELLVSELGVKGIAQLRLMKAIKRVFDPNNILNPGKVIDVD
- a CDS encoding (Fe-S)-binding protein yields the protein MLINEGAKLIVEEYALTRCARCNFCESVCPTYAVTRRRVYGPRGRIWIIVYLSQGIKLSDDEYTGLLSCLACRACNLACPAGIKIAEAIHDAKALLIRVALK